CTGTTCTACCGCGACACGGTGCGGCGGGTCCGCGGTTCCTGAGTCACCCCGGGTGAACAGAAGGGCGTCCGCCTCAGCGCGGGCGCCCTTCGGCTTTCCGCGGGCGTCGGCTCGCCGGCTGCAGCGGACCCACCGTCGCCTCGACGACCTTGGTGTGTTCGAGGACCCAGTCGGTCATTCGACCCCAGTGCAGGGTGAGTCACTGGGTGGCCTTGTCGCGGTAGCTGCCGCGGTCGGCCAGGTCACCCTCGACCACCAGCTGCACGGCCACCCCGCGTCCGCGTTGCCGTGCGCGGCAAGGCAAGCCCGAAGATCACCCGGCCGAGGGTAAGGCTGTCCCCACCCCGCCGACGCCAGCGCACACCATGGCCGCGCCACCCCCGCCGGACCTACGTTCGGAGAGCATCAGGCGACGAGCGAGGGAGAGTGGCCATGACGGCGGGGACGGATCTGCGACCACCGCGGGTGCCGGCGCAGCAGCCGCGCACGGCGAAGAAGCGCCGCCCGTGGATCGGGGTGCTGGGGCTGGTCGTGGTGGCCTTCCTGGCGTACTCGCTGCCGCCATATCTCGCGCTCGACCCGGCGCGGTCGCGTGTGCCGGCGCCGGCCGGCTTCGGCGCGCACTACTGGTTCCTCGTGGGCCACGTGGTGTTCGGCTCGATCGCGATGATCTGCGCGGTCGTGCAGATCTGGCCATGGGTCCGTCGCCGCTTCCCGGTGGTGCACCGCTACGCCGGCCGCGCCTACGTCTTCGGCGGCGTGCTGCCTTCCGGCGTGATGGCCCTGACGATCGGCGCCGCCAGCCCCTTCGGCCCCGCCACGCGAGCCAGCGACGTTTTGCTCGCGGTCATGTGGATCGGCTGCACCTGGGCCGGCTACCGTGCCGCCCGCGATCGCCGCTTCGGCGACCACCGGCGCTGGATGATCCGCAGCTTCGCGCTGACCATGTCGATCATCCTCAACCGGCTGATCTCACCGATCGCGATTTTCATTCTGGAACCCCAGATGGCCACCACGTTCGGCGGCAGCGAGGTCGCGTTCATGCAGTCCGTCGCGGCCACCGCCGCGTGGCTGAGCTGGACGGTCGCGCTGGTCGGCGCCCAGCTGTGGCTGGAGCGCAAGCCGAAGAAGGCCGTCGCCGCCTAGTCTCGGCCCATGCGTCTCGGTCTGCTCTACCCGACCAGGAACGCGGGCGAGGACGACTTCCTCGACCTCGCCGGCCGGCTCCATCCCCCGCTCGACCTGGCCGTCCACTACTTCGCGTGGCCGTCCGATGTGGACGATGTGGGCGCGCTGGACCTCGCCGAAGTCACCGACGCCGTCCGCTGCCTCGGCTCGGACGCGCACCTGGAAACGGCCCTGTGCGACCTCGAGCCGTTCGACGCGGTCGCCTTCGCCGTCACCAGCTCCAGCTTCCTGACCGACACCCGGCACCAGCTCGAGACCCTCCGCCGTCTCGCCGGCGCCCCGGCCACCAGCACCACCGCCGCGTTCCAGGACGCGATCCGCTTCCTCGGCTTCGACACGGTCTCGCTGGCCTCGGTCTACCACCCGAGCCTGTCCGACCAGTTCATCGCGCGCCTCGACGCCGATGTCATCCACCGCGTCGACGCCTCCGCCGGCTCCGACCGCGAGCTCGCCGCGTGGCCGGCCGAGCGGATCGTCGACCTCGTCGCGCGGGCCGCGCACCCGGCGGCGCAGGCCGTGCTCCTGCCGGAGACCGCCCTGCACGCCAACCGCCTCACGGCCGACCTCGAACGGGCCGCCGGCTGCCCCGTGCTCACCGCCACCCAGGTCACGCTGTGGGCCGCCGCCAGGCTCGTCGGAGCACAGCCCACCGCCGAAGGCGCCGGACCGCTTTTCCGTGTCTAGCGCGGCAGGTTCTCCGCGTACAACGCGGCCAGTGCGGCCCAGTGGCGCTCCGCCGCCGCGCTGTCGTACGTGTCGTTGTCCGGCACCGCGAACCCGTGCTTGGCGGGATACGTCTCCAGCGTGTGCCGCACTCCGCCGGCGACGAACGCCTCACGTAGCCGCTCGAACTGCTCGGCCGGGAACGCGCTGTCGCTCTCCGCCGCCGCGACCAGCACGGACGCGCGCATCCGGTCGGCCAGCAGGTGCGGGCTGTCGGGATCGTCGGCGGCGAGGTTGCCGCCGTGGAACGAGGCGGCGGCCGCCACCCGCGACGGATACTGAGCGGCGGCCCACAGCGAAAACCGGCCACCCATGCAGTACCCGGTCGTCCCCACCAGCGAGCCCGCGACCTCGCTCCGGTCGGCCAGGAAATCGAGGTACGCGCCCGTGTCGCGCACCGCCATCTCCGCTGTCACGCTCCGCGCGAGCCGCGTCAGCCGCTCGCGTTCCTCGGGCACGGTGAACACCGTGGTGACGTCGAACGGCGCGTACGGCGTGCGGTAGTAGCCCTCCGGCAGGAGGACGACGTAGCCGAGCGCGCAGAGCCGGTCCGCCATCTCGGCGAACGTCCCGCGGACGCCGGCCGCGTCGGCGTACAGGATCACCGCGGGGCCGGCGCTCAGCGGCGTGTGCAACGTGGCCGTGCAGAGGCCGTCCGGCGTGGTGATGGTGACCGCGATCCTCGACATGTCGCCGAAACTACCGTCCGGCCGGACGTTGCGGAGCCAGTATCGCGCTGAGCGGAAACTTCAGGAACGCAGCGACCGCGCGATGATCGTCCGCTGGATCTCCGACGCGCCCTCGTAGATCCGCGGCGCGCGGACCTCGCGGTACAGGTGCTCCAGCAGGTGCCCGCGCCGCAACGCCCGAGCGCCGTGCAGCTGCACCGCCGAGTCGACGACGTACTGCGCCGACTCCGTCGCGAACAGCTTCGCCATCGCCGCGCGGCCGGCCAGGCCGGTCTCGCCCGCGTCGTACGCGGAAGCTGCGGCGTAGACCAACAGCCGCGCCGCTTCCGTCCGCGTCGCCATCTCCGCCAATGTGTGCGCCACGGTCTGCTGCTTCGCCAGCGGCCCACCGAACGCGACGCGCCGGCCGGTGTACTCCACGGTCGCGTCGAGAGCGGCCTGCGCCATCCCCACCGCGAACGCCCCGACGCTCGGCCGGAACAAGTCGAGCGTCCGCATCGCGACGGCGAAACCGCGGTTCTCCTCGCCCAGCAGTTCGTCGCGGTGCACGCGCACCCCGTCGAACTCCAGCGTGCCGATCGGGTGCGGGCTGACCAGGTCGAGGTGCTCGCCGGTAAGGCCCGCGCGGTCGCCCGGCACGACGAACGCGCTCACGCCCCGCGAGCCGGCATCCGGCGTCGTGCGGGCGAAGACGGTGTAGAAGTCGGCCTCGGGAGCGTTGGAGATCCACATCTTCTGTCCGGTGAGCCGCCAGCCGTCGCCGTCGGCCTCGGCGGCCAGCTGCAGCGCGGCCGCGTCGGAACCGGCGTCGGGCTCGGTCAGCGCGAACGCCGCCACCGCGTCACCCGCCGCCACGGCCGGCAGCCAGCGCGCGACCTGTTCGTCCTTTCCGGACTGCAGCACCGGGTAACTTCCCAAGCCCTGCAACGCGAGCGCCGTCTCGGCCTCGGTGTTCACGGACGCCAGCGCTTCGCGCAGCAGGCACAGGTCGAACGCCGCGGCCTGGCGCGTCGGGTTGCCCGCGGAGACACCGGGGAACAGCCGCGCCAGCAGTCCGTGCGAGCCCATCGCCTTGAGCAGCGGCCGGTTCACCGCGCCTTCCTCGCCGGCCTCGGCGAGCGGTTGCAGCTGCTCCGCGGCAATGGTGCGGACGGAAGCAGTGAAGGCCTGCTGTTCGGGCGTCAGTGCGAAGGCGTTCATCGGTCCCTTTCCGGTCGCCAGCGGGCGTGCGCGGTCTGGTGCCCACCGGTGCGTACGAGTTCCAGCCGCGGCTCGGGCCCGTCGGTGCGGCCCGTCTGCGGCCGGCGCTTCCCGGCCGCCCACGGCTTCGGCCACGGCATCACGTAGTCCTGCTCCGCCGCCGCGTGCAACGTCCACTGTGGATCGTAGAGGTGCGTCCGCCCCAGCGCGCAGAGGTCGGCGCGACCGGCGAGGATGAGCGCGTTCATGTCGTCGTAGGAGGAGATCGCGCCGACGGCGATCACGGCGATGCCGTACTTGCGCCCCACCTCGTTGCGGATCCGGTCGGCGTACGGCGTCTGGTAGCTGCGCCCGAACTTCGGCTTCTCCTCGCTCACGACCTGCCCGGTCGACACGTCGACCGCGGCGGCCCCGTGCTCGGCGAACGCGGCCGCGATGGCGACGGCGTCGTCGGCCTCGATCCCGCCGTCGTACCAGTCGTCGGCCGAGATGCGGACCGTCATCGGCCGCTCGGCCGGCCACGCCTCACGCACCGCGTCGAACACTTCCAGCGGGAACCGCAGCCGGTTCTCCAGCGAGCCGCCGTACTCGTCCGTCCGCTGGTTCGTGAGCGGCGAGATGAACGACGACAACAGATACCCGTGCGCACAGTGCAGCTCCAGCAGGTCGAACCCGGCGCGCGCCGCCGAGCGCGCCGAAGCCACGAACTGCTCGCGGATCTCCGCCAGCTCCTCGACGCTCAGCTCACGCGGCGTCTGGCTGTCGGCCCGGTACGGCAACGGCGACGGCCCGCAGACCTCCCAGTTGCCCTCCGGCAACGGGTCGTCCATGCCTTCCCACATGAGTTTCGTCGAGCCCTTGCGCCCGGAATGGCCCAGCTGCAGGCCGATCTTCGCCGGCGTGCTGCCGTGCACGAAGTCGACGATGCGTTTCCAGGCCTGCTCCTGCTCGTCGTTGTAGAGCCCGGGGCAGCCCGGCGTGATCCGCGCCTCGGGCGACACGCAGATCATCTCCGTCATCACCAGGCCGGCGCCGCCGAGCGCTTTGCCGCCCAGATGCACGAGATGGAACTCGCCGGGCACGCCGTCGACGGCCACGTACATGTCCATCGGCGACACGATCACGCGGTTGGGCAGCTCCAGCTCACCGATCTTCACGGGCTGGAACATCGGCGGCGCGGGTGTCGTGCCCAGCGAGCGCGCGAACCACGCGTCGAGCTCCGTGGCGAACTCCGGGTCGCGCAGCTTGAGGTTGTCGTAGGTGACGCGGCGGCTGCGCGTGAGCAGGTTGAACGCGAACTGCTCCGGCTCCTGGTGCGTGTACTGCGCGAGGTTCTCGAACCACTCCAGGCTCGCCTGCGCCGCGCGCTGCGTCGATTCGACGACCGGCTTGCGCTCGGCCTCGTACGCCGCCAGCGCCTCGGGCACGGTGTCCTGCTCGTGCAGGCACGCGACCAGCGCCAGCGCGTCCTCCATCGCCAGCTTCGTGCCGGAGCCGATGGAGAAGTGGGCGGTGTGGGCGGCGTCGCCGAGCAGCACCACGTTGTCGTGCACCCAGCTTTCGCAGCGGACGGTGCCGAAGGTGTTCCACTTCGAGTTGTTGGCCAGCACGTGGTGGTCGCCGAGGACGTCGGCGCACAGCTCGCGGATCAGCTCGATGGACTTCTCGTCGTTCTCGCCCGGCCCGAGGTCGGTGGCGGCGATCGGCGCGAACGCCTGCTGCCACACGTCCTCGTGCAGCTCGAGGATGAACGTGCTGCCGTCGCGGCCGTAGGGGTAGCCGTGGATCTGCATGATCCCGTGGGGCGTCTCGAGCACGTGGAACTTGAAGGCGTCGAAGACGAGGTCGGTGCCGAGCCAGATGTAGCGGCAGCGGCGCGTCTCGACCGTCGGGCGGAACGAGCCGGCGAAGCGCCGGCGCACACCCGAGTTGACGCCGTCGGAGGCGATCACGAGGTCGTAGTCGCGCGAGAGCTGCTCCGGGTCGGGGGCCTCGGTGCGGAAGCGCAGGTCCACGCCCAGCTCGCGGCAGCGTTCCTGCAGGATCGCGAGCAGGCGCTTGCGGCTCATCGCGGCGAACCCGTGGCCGCCGGACGTGTGGACCTCGCCGCGGTAGTGCACGTCGATGTCGTCCCAGCGCGCGAACTCGCGGCTCATGGCCTCGTGGACCTGCGCGTCGGCGTGCTCGATGCCGCCGAGCGTCTCGTCGGAGAACACCACGCCGAACCCGAAGGTGTCGTCCGGCGCGTTGCGTTCCCACACCGTGATCTCGTGGCCGGGCCCGAGTTGCTTCGCGAGGGCGGCGAAGTACAGGCCCGCCGGGCCGCCGCCGAGAACCGATATCCGCACGAGAGCAAGGATATGTCGTCTGGCATACGATCGTCAAGAATGCGATACATGAGCTAGGCTTCCGCGACATGGAGCGCATCAACCCGCCCGAGC
The sequence above is a segment of the Amycolatopsis sp. 2-15 genome. Coding sequences within it:
- a CDS encoding decarboxylase, whose translation is MRLGLLYPTRNAGEDDFLDLAGRLHPPLDLAVHYFAWPSDVDDVGALDLAEVTDAVRCLGSDAHLETALCDLEPFDAVAFAVTSSSFLTDTRHQLETLRRLAGAPATSTTAAFQDAIRFLGFDTVSLASVYHPSLSDQFIARLDADVIHRVDASAGSDRELAAWPAERIVDLVARAAHPAAQAVLLPETALHANRLTADLERAAGCPVLTATQVTLWAAARLVGAQPTAEGAGPLFRV
- a CDS encoding dienelactone hydrolase family protein, with protein sequence MSRIAVTITTPDGLCTATLHTPLSAGPAVILYADAAGVRGTFAEMADRLCALGYVVLLPEGYYRTPYAPFDVTTVFTVPEERERLTRLARSVTAEMAVRDTGAYLDFLADRSEVAGSLVGTTGYCMGGRFSLWAAAQYPSRVAAAASFHGGNLAADDPDSPHLLADRMRASVLVAAAESDSAFPAEQFERLREAFVAGGVRHTLETYPAKHGFAVPDNDTYDSAAAERHWAALAALYAENLPR
- a CDS encoding bifunctional salicylyl-CoA 5-hydroxylase/oxidoreductase, giving the protein MRISVLGGGPAGLYFAALAKQLGPGHEITVWERNAPDDTFGFGVVFSDETLGGIEHADAQVHEAMSREFARWDDIDVHYRGEVHTSGGHGFAAMSRKRLLAILQERCRELGVDLRFRTEAPDPEQLSRDYDLVIASDGVNSGVRRRFAGSFRPTVETRRCRYIWLGTDLVFDAFKFHVLETPHGIMQIHGYPYGRDGSTFILELHEDVWQQAFAPIAATDLGPGENDEKSIELIRELCADVLGDHHVLANNSKWNTFGTVRCESWVHDNVVLLGDAAHTAHFSIGSGTKLAMEDALALVACLHEQDTVPEALAAYEAERKPVVESTQRAAQASLEWFENLAQYTHQEPEQFAFNLLTRSRRVTYDNLKLRDPEFATELDAWFARSLGTTPAPPMFQPVKIGELELPNRVIVSPMDMYVAVDGVPGEFHLVHLGGKALGGAGLVMTEMICVSPEARITPGCPGLYNDEQEQAWKRIVDFVHGSTPAKIGLQLGHSGRKGSTKLMWEGMDDPLPEGNWEVCGPSPLPYRADSQTPRELSVEELAEIREQFVASARSAARAGFDLLELHCAHGYLLSSFISPLTNQRTDEYGGSLENRLRFPLEVFDAVREAWPAERPMTVRISADDWYDGGIEADDAVAIAAAFAEHGAAAVDVSTGQVVSEEKPKFGRSYQTPYADRIRNEVGRKYGIAVIAVGAISSYDDMNALILAGRADLCALGRTHLYDPQWTLHAAAEQDYVMPWPKPWAAGKRRPQTGRTDGPEPRLELVRTGGHQTAHARWRPERDR
- a CDS encoding DUF2306 domain-containing protein, which produces MTAGTDLRPPRVPAQQPRTAKKRRPWIGVLGLVVVAFLAYSLPPYLALDPARSRVPAPAGFGAHYWFLVGHVVFGSIAMICAVVQIWPWVRRRFPVVHRYAGRAYVFGGVLPSGVMALTIGAASPFGPATRASDVLLAVMWIGCTWAGYRAARDRRFGDHRRWMIRSFALTMSIILNRLISPIAIFILEPQMATTFGGSEVAFMQSVAATAAWLSWTVALVGAQLWLERKPKKAVAA
- a CDS encoding acyl-CoA dehydrogenase family protein; this encodes MNAFALTPEQQAFTASVRTIAAEQLQPLAEAGEEGAVNRPLLKAMGSHGLLARLFPGVSAGNPTRQAAAFDLCLLREALASVNTEAETALALQGLGSYPVLQSGKDEQVARWLPAVAAGDAVAAFALTEPDAGSDAAALQLAAEADGDGWRLTGQKMWISNAPEADFYTVFARTTPDAGSRGVSAFVVPGDRAGLTGEHLDLVSPHPIGTLEFDGVRVHRDELLGEENRGFAVAMRTLDLFRPSVGAFAVGMAQAALDATVEYTGRRVAFGGPLAKQQTVAHTLAEMATRTEAARLLVYAAASAYDAGETGLAGRAAMAKLFATESAQYVVDSAVQLHGARALRRGHLLEHLYREVRAPRIYEGASEIQRTIIARSLRS